One Curtobacterium herbarum genomic window carries:
- a CDS encoding carbohydrate ABC transporter permease yields MSTISTRRSTGRTGVGRPTVGRGPGPGRGPARPRNSLIHPPRTGAVLVAPAILFVAVFVLVPLVFALYISFTNWPLIGSYRFIGLQNYLTLFQDPTFVHAILYTLLYTAIVTLPILALGYFLAVLVRARRRGSTVLRTVFFLPYVVGLTTLSFMLVLEAQPNSGAVNLVLRWLGITDGSTAWLVNGPLATVLICVLVVWAVSGLTMVLLMSAMQGVPDEVYESAQLEGASWWQTERLITIPMIRSTIALSVIISVIGSLLAFNQFYILTQGGPGTETTTIVNAIYNRGFVNLQLGAATAQSIALVVVIAAVTVVQFWALREKD; encoded by the coding sequence ATGTCGACCATCTCCACCCGGCGCTCCACCGGCCGGACCGGCGTCGGCCGCCCGACCGTGGGCCGGGGCCCCGGCCCCGGTCGCGGCCCGGCTCGGCCCCGCAACTCGCTCATCCACCCGCCTCGGACCGGCGCCGTGCTCGTCGCGCCGGCGATCCTGTTCGTCGCGGTCTTCGTCCTCGTCCCGCTCGTGTTCGCGCTGTACATCTCGTTCACGAACTGGCCGCTCATCGGGTCGTACCGGTTCATCGGGCTGCAGAACTACCTGACGCTGTTCCAAGACCCGACGTTCGTGCACGCGATCCTGTACACGCTGCTCTACACCGCGATCGTGACGCTGCCGATCCTGGCGCTCGGCTACTTCCTGGCCGTGCTCGTCCGGGCCCGCCGCCGCGGCAGCACCGTGCTGCGGACGGTGTTCTTCCTGCCGTACGTGGTCGGGCTGACCACGCTGTCGTTCATGCTCGTGCTCGAGGCGCAGCCGAACTCGGGCGCCGTGAACCTGGTGCTCCGCTGGCTCGGGATCACCGACGGCAGCACCGCGTGGCTCGTCAACGGTCCGCTGGCGACGGTGCTCATCTGCGTGCTCGTGGTCTGGGCGGTGTCCGGGCTGACCATGGTGCTGCTCATGTCGGCGATGCAGGGCGTCCCCGACGAGGTGTACGAGTCCGCGCAGCTCGAGGGCGCGTCCTGGTGGCAGACCGAACGGCTGATCACCATCCCGATGATCCGCTCGACCATCGCGCTGAGCGTCATCATCTCGGTCATCGGGTCGCTGCTGGCCTTCAACCAGTTCTACATCCTGACCCAGGGCGGGCCGGGGACCGAGACCACCACGATCGTCAACGCGATCTACAACCGCGGGTTCGTGAACCTGCAGCTCGGGGCCGCGACCGCCCAGTCGATCGCCCTCGTCGTGGTGATCGCCGCCGTGACGGTGGTCCAGTTCTGGGCACTGCGAGAGAAGGACTGA
- a CDS encoding ABC transporter substrate-binding protein yields the protein MDRRSFLVGGVAGAAALALAGCSGTLPKVVAKPAVFGKGATGTVQVWCRSATQAGLTAAVAGFNRQNPELQVQLTPVPDAQYVTKLATAIRGGTPPDVVDIDDINSQLFIFRDAFADLTDVVRDLDYVDAISPGHLRLLEFRGRYYGLPYLADNSQLFVNTELFERAGLDVQESTKDLSTLLDAAKAIRKTGDDVYGWSIAGNAAGIIGFVTQPHVWATGVDMMSGEVGSQRANITGNEALERMLEFYRQLWKDGVLSKATYSDAGTTWGADFRAGKVGIFPTSYGATVPAATKAMRAKMQTVLIPSWDGKRSFFDGGDNMCIPNGATNPSGGWAFMQYATGLRQQQALPDGGYFPTRSDAATPEYRKRFPLASGPLDSFERGYAPRTLAYNLLNNQPSSPYFAMFREAVFGSGSAAAMRTAQSDYQRILDQVQA from the coding sequence GTGGACCGCAGGTCGTTCCTCGTCGGCGGCGTCGCCGGCGCGGCAGCCCTCGCACTCGCCGGCTGCTCCGGCACCCTGCCGAAGGTCGTCGCGAAGCCCGCGGTCTTCGGCAAGGGCGCGACCGGCACCGTGCAGGTCTGGTGCCGGTCCGCGACCCAGGCCGGTCTGACCGCGGCCGTCGCCGGCTTCAACCGCCAGAACCCGGAGCTGCAGGTCCAGCTCACCCCGGTGCCGGACGCGCAGTACGTGACGAAGCTCGCGACCGCGATCCGTGGCGGGACACCGCCGGACGTCGTCGACATCGACGACATCAACTCGCAGCTGTTCATCTTCCGCGACGCGTTCGCCGACCTGACCGACGTGGTGCGGGACCTCGACTACGTCGATGCGATCTCGCCCGGGCACCTGCGCCTGCTCGAGTTCCGCGGCCGGTACTACGGGCTGCCGTACCTGGCGGACAACTCGCAGCTGTTCGTGAACACCGAGCTGTTCGAGCGGGCGGGGCTCGACGTCCAGGAGTCGACGAAGGACCTGTCCACGCTGCTCGACGCGGCCAAGGCGATCCGGAAGACCGGCGACGACGTGTACGGCTGGTCGATCGCCGGCAACGCCGCCGGCATCATCGGCTTCGTCACGCAGCCGCACGTGTGGGCGACCGGGGTCGACATGATGTCCGGCGAGGTCGGCTCGCAGCGGGCGAACATCACCGGCAACGAGGCCCTGGAACGGATGCTCGAGTTCTACCGCCAGCTCTGGAAGGACGGGGTGCTGTCGAAGGCCACGTACTCCGACGCCGGCACCACGTGGGGCGCGGACTTCCGGGCCGGCAAGGTCGGGATCTTCCCCACCTCGTACGGGGCGACGGTGCCCGCCGCGACGAAGGCGATGCGGGCGAAGATGCAGACGGTGCTCATCCCGTCGTGGGACGGCAAGCGGTCGTTCTTCGACGGCGGCGACAACATGTGCATCCCGAACGGTGCCACGAACCCGTCCGGGGGCTGGGCGTTCATGCAGTACGCCACCGGGCTCCGGCAGCAGCAGGCACTGCCGGACGGCGGGTACTTCCCGACGCGGTCCGACGCCGCGACGCCGGAGTACCGGAAGCGGTTCCCGCTGGCCTCCGGGCCGCTCGACTCCTTCGAGAGGGGCTACGCGCCGCGGACGCTCGCCTACAACCTGCTCAACAACCAGCCGTCGTCGCCGTACTTCGCGATGTTCCGGGAGGCCGTGTTCGGCTCGGGGAGCGCTGCCGCCATGCGGACGGCGCAGTCCGACTACCAGCGGATCCTCGACCAGGTCCAGGCCTGA
- a CDS encoding glycoside hydrolase family 127 protein, with amino-acid sequence MTTTLATDRGAHTATPVLPTADAHLTLRPLPTGDARITGGFWALRQERNGRDAVRGAHALLEAAGNFRNLRIAAGLEEGEATGPVFMDSDVTKWLEAVAWEYGRAPADDLLELQREVTALYAQAQADDGYLDSVQQVRGKGERYTDLKWSHEMYCAGHLYQAAVAQHRATGDDALLEVAIRNADHLVRTFGDGTAPDGTPKTRDVDGHPVVEMGLVELYRETGTRAYLDLAHWFVDARGHGIIERAGGEPTYFSDRVPTRQATTVEGHAVRAVYLAAGAVDVAIETGDTELLAASERQFADMMATKAFITGGLGARWDWEAFGDPYELPTDRGYAETCAAIGGVQWAWRLLLATGKPVYADAIERLLYNAFLAGVSLGGTEYFYVNPLQQRDHAHQDENRSPAHGRRGWFDCACCPPNIMRTFASLDGYLATATDGGLQVHQYATASLGPVDVATGYPHDGRVRVTVTEDGPLALGLRIPAWSDTTTVTGPDGPASPAAGTLHVIDREWSAGDTVELVFDTTPHRYVADARIDAARGQVAIERGPLVYAVEQADQQGFTVDDLTVDPAAPITEDHRDELLDGVVTLRIPGRAPAEHVQPAWPYRRLDGPGGADRAGDATSVDDVAGASDATTGLPGARDVTATAVPYYAWANRGAAPMRVWLPLAR; translated from the coding sequence ATGACCACCACGCTCGCGACCGACCGCGGCGCGCACACCGCGACCCCGGTCCTCCCGACCGCCGATGCGCACCTCACGCTCCGGCCGTTGCCGACGGGGGACGCCCGGATCACCGGCGGCTTCTGGGCGCTCCGGCAGGAGCGCAACGGCCGCGACGCCGTGCGCGGCGCCCACGCCCTGCTCGAGGCCGCCGGCAACTTCCGCAACCTCCGCATCGCCGCCGGACTCGAGGAGGGCGAGGCCACCGGCCCGGTCTTCATGGACTCCGACGTGACGAAGTGGCTCGAGGCGGTGGCGTGGGAGTACGGCCGCGCGCCCGCCGACGACCTGCTCGAGCTGCAGCGCGAGGTCACCGCCCTGTACGCGCAGGCGCAGGCCGATGACGGCTACCTGGACTCCGTGCAGCAGGTCCGGGGGAAGGGCGAGCGGTACACGGACCTCAAGTGGAGCCACGAGATGTACTGCGCCGGGCACCTGTACCAGGCGGCCGTGGCCCAGCACCGTGCGACCGGGGACGACGCGCTGCTCGAGGTCGCGATCCGGAACGCCGACCACCTGGTCCGCACGTTCGGCGACGGCACCGCACCGGACGGCACGCCGAAGACCCGCGACGTCGACGGCCACCCCGTCGTCGAGATGGGCCTGGTCGAGCTGTACCGCGAGACCGGCACCCGCGCCTACCTCGACCTGGCGCACTGGTTCGTCGACGCCCGTGGGCACGGCATCATCGAGCGTGCCGGCGGCGAACCGACGTACTTCTCCGACCGGGTCCCGACCCGGCAGGCCACGACCGTCGAGGGCCACGCGGTCCGGGCCGTGTACCTGGCGGCCGGCGCGGTGGACGTCGCGATCGAGACCGGCGACACCGAGCTCCTCGCCGCGAGCGAGCGGCAGTTCGCCGACATGATGGCGACGAAGGCGTTCATCACCGGCGGCCTCGGCGCCCGCTGGGACTGGGAGGCGTTCGGCGACCCGTACGAGCTGCCGACCGACCGGGGGTACGCCGAGACCTGCGCGGCCATCGGCGGGGTGCAGTGGGCCTGGCGTCTGCTGCTCGCGACCGGCAAGCCCGTCTACGCCGACGCGATCGAGCGTCTGCTGTACAACGCGTTCCTCGCGGGCGTGAGCCTCGGCGGCACCGAGTACTTCTACGTCAACCCGCTGCAGCAGCGCGACCACGCCCACCAGGACGAGAACCGCTCCCCCGCGCACGGCCGTCGGGGCTGGTTCGACTGCGCCTGCTGCCCGCCGAACATCATGCGCACCTTCGCCAGTCTCGACGGCTACCTGGCGACCGCGACCGACGGCGGGCTGCAGGTCCACCAGTACGCGACCGCCTCGCTCGGGCCGGTCGACGTGGCGACCGGGTACCCGCACGACGGCCGGGTGCGCGTCACGGTCACCGAGGACGGACCGCTCGCCCTCGGACTCCGGATCCCGGCGTGGTCGGACACCACGACCGTCACGGGTCCGGACGGCCCGGCGAGTCCGGCGGCCGGCACGCTCCACGTCATCGACCGCGAGTGGTCGGCCGGCGACACCGTCGAGCTCGTCTTCGACACGACGCCGCACCGGTACGTCGCCGACGCGCGCATCGACGCCGCCCGCGGGCAGGTCGCCATCGAGCGCGGCCCGCTCGTCTACGCGGTCGAGCAGGCTGACCAGCAGGGCTTCACGGTCGACGACCTGACGGTGGACCCGGCGGCGCCGATCACCGAGGACCACCGGGACGAGCTGCTCGACGGCGTCGTCACGCTGCGGATCCCGGGGCGCGCGCCGGCCGAGCACGTGCAGCCGGCGTGGCCGTACCGGCGGCTGGACGGGCCGGGAGGGGCGGATCGCGCAGGCGACGCGACCAGCGTCGACGACGTGGCCGGTGCGTCGGACGCGACCACGGGCCTCCCGGGAGCTCGCGACGTCACCGCGACCGCCGTCCCGTACTACGCGTGGGCGAACCGGGGAGCCGCGCCGATGCGCGTCTGGCTCCCGCTGGCCCGGTGA
- a CDS encoding LacI family DNA-binding transcriptional regulator → MTAERTGAPTRITDVAALAGVSIGTASKALNGTGQLRDSTRQRVKDAAEKLGFVGDARARALSSGRTYTVGMITTDSFGRFSIPVLLGAEDALSAGQMAVLLCDTRDDHVREAHYLRSLAARGVDGVIVTGRSADARPPIDVSMPVVYAFTPSTDEADVSITLDDAAGSALVATHVRSLGRQRVAVVTGPERHRSALRRADGASSVLGSHLVAPPLFGEWSERWGRQAVDVLARQAPDVDAIVCGSDQIARGVCDRLRESGRSVPGDVAVTGFDDWDVMALASRPPLTTVDLRLEELGRVAGQALLALIDGGTAASASVAPTLVIRESTVGV, encoded by the coding sequence GTGACGGCCGAACGCACCGGAGCGCCGACCCGCATCACCGACGTCGCCGCGCTCGCCGGCGTGTCGATCGGCACCGCGTCGAAGGCGCTCAACGGCACCGGTCAGCTGCGCGACTCGACGCGGCAGCGGGTGAAGGACGCCGCCGAGAAGCTCGGGTTCGTCGGCGACGCCCGAGCCCGCGCGCTGTCCTCGGGGCGGACCTACACCGTCGGCATGATCACCACGGACTCGTTCGGTCGGTTCTCGATCCCGGTGCTGCTCGGCGCCGAGGACGCGCTGTCCGCTGGGCAGATGGCCGTGCTGCTCTGCGACACCCGCGACGACCACGTGCGCGAGGCCCACTACCTGCGCTCCCTGGCGGCACGCGGTGTCGACGGCGTCATCGTGACCGGGCGGTCCGCCGACGCCCGACCGCCGATCGACGTGTCGATGCCGGTCGTCTACGCCTTCACGCCCTCCACCGACGAGGCCGACGTCTCGATCACCCTCGACGACGCCGCCGGCTCGGCACTCGTGGCCACGCACGTGCGCTCACTCGGTCGGCAGCGGGTCGCCGTCGTGACCGGGCCGGAGCGGCACCGGTCGGCGCTCCGACGGGCGGACGGTGCGTCCTCGGTGCTCGGGTCGCACCTGGTGGCACCGCCGCTGTTCGGCGAGTGGTCCGAGCGCTGGGGTCGACAGGCCGTGGACGTGCTCGCGCGCCAGGCGCCCGACGTCGACGCGATCGTGTGCGGCAGCGACCAGATCGCCCGAGGCGTGTGCGACCGACTGCGGGAGTCCGGCCGGTCGGTGCCCGGCGATGTCGCGGTGACCGGGTTCGACGACTGGGACGTGATGGCGCTGGCGAGCCGACCCCCGCTGACCACCGTGGACCTGCGGCTCGAGGAGCTCGGCCGCGTCGCGGGGCAGGCGCTCCTGGCGCTGATCGACGGCGGGACGGCCGCGTCGGCGTCGGTCGCCCCCACGCTCGTCATCCGCGAGAGCACCGTCGGCGTCTGA
- a CDS encoding xylulokinase: MSDDRTREIADGRTTLGIELGSTRIKACLVGEDLTVIAAGSHEWENEFVDGRWTYPLAAVETGVRAAYAALVADLQAQHGTVPTTFRAVGVSAMMHGYLPFDADGELLVPFRTWRNTSTGPAAAALSDALGFNIPLRWSIAHLYQAVLDDEQHVAQTTGITTLAGYVHRQLTGQDVLGVGDASGVFPIDPATGDYDARMLDTAQDLIGVPDLRALLPEVRVAGQDAGHLTPAGAAWLDPTGTLQPGAPLCPPEGDAGTGMVATNAVAQRTGNVSVGTSIFAMVVLERPLSTPHEELDVVTTPAGDAVAMVHCNNGASEIGSWARVFGRFAEAAGTPTDADTVFRTLLDEAATADPDAGGLLAVNYLAGEPVTGVEDGRPLLLRAPDARFTLGNLVRAELMGAFATLAIGMEVLHAEDVAVDRMTAHGGLFRTPGLPQRQLAAALRVPVALEATASEGGAWGIAVLASYLEHAAGTSLAEYLDTTVFGSAASDVVDPDQRDVDGFTAYLDRFRTALPIQAIAAGVPGAAPTPGATPTPGATTSASATTSASGPTTAAEPSLPTEQQQEQDVN; encoded by the coding sequence ATGAGCGACGACCGGACCCGCGAGATCGCGGACGGCCGCACGACCCTCGGCATCGAACTCGGGTCGACCCGCATCAAGGCGTGTCTGGTGGGCGAGGACCTGACGGTCATCGCCGCCGGCAGCCACGAGTGGGAGAACGAGTTCGTCGACGGTCGCTGGACCTACCCGCTGGCAGCGGTCGAGACCGGCGTCCGCGCCGCGTACGCCGCACTCGTCGCCGACCTGCAGGCGCAGCACGGCACGGTGCCGACGACGTTCCGCGCCGTCGGGGTCTCGGCGATGATGCACGGCTACCTGCCCTTCGACGCCGACGGTGAGCTGCTCGTGCCGTTCCGCACCTGGCGCAACACCTCGACCGGCCCGGCCGCGGCGGCCTTGAGCGACGCGCTCGGGTTCAACATCCCGCTCCGCTGGTCGATCGCGCACCTGTACCAGGCCGTCCTCGACGACGAGCAGCACGTCGCGCAGACCACGGGCATCACGACGCTCGCCGGGTACGTGCACCGCCAGCTCACCGGGCAGGACGTCCTCGGCGTGGGGGACGCCTCGGGCGTGTTCCCGATCGACCCGGCCACCGGCGACTACGACGCCCGGATGCTCGACACCGCACAGGACCTGATCGGCGTCCCCGACCTCCGCGCACTCCTGCCCGAGGTCCGCGTCGCCGGCCAGGACGCCGGCCACCTGACCCCGGCGGGCGCCGCCTGGCTCGACCCCACCGGCACCCTGCAGCCCGGCGCCCCGCTCTGCCCGCCCGAGGGCGACGCCGGCACCGGCATGGTCGCCACCAACGCGGTCGCCCAGCGCACCGGCAACGTCAGCGTCGGCACGAGCATCTTCGCGATGGTCGTGCTCGAGCGGCCGCTGTCCACCCCGCACGAGGAACTCGACGTCGTCACCACCCCCGCCGGTGACGCCGTCGCGATGGTGCACTGCAACAACGGCGCCAGTGAGATCGGCAGCTGGGCCCGGGTCTTCGGGCGCTTCGCCGAGGCCGCCGGCACCCCGACCGACGCCGACACCGTCTTCCGCACCCTGCTCGACGAGGCCGCCACCGCCGACCCCGACGCCGGCGGACTGCTCGCCGTCAACTACCTGGCCGGCGAACCCGTCACCGGCGTCGAGGACGGCCGACCGCTGCTCCTCCGCGCCCCCGACGCACGCTTCACGCTCGGCAACCTGGTCCGCGCCGAACTCATGGGCGCGTTCGCCACGCTCGCCATCGGCATGGAGGTCCTGCACGCCGAGGACGTCGCCGTCGACCGGATGACCGCACACGGCGGACTCTTCCGGACGCCCGGCCTGCCGCAGCGCCAGCTCGCCGCCGCACTCCGCGTGCCCGTCGCGCTCGAGGCCACCGCCAGCGAGGGCGGGGCGTGGGGCATCGCGGTCCTCGCCTCCTACCTCGAGCACGCGGCCGGCACCTCGCTCGCCGAGTACCTCGACACGACCGTGTTCGGATCGGCGGCGTCGGACGTCGTCGACCCGGACCAGCGCGACGTCGACGGGTTCACGGCGTACCTCGATCGGTTCCGGACAGCGCTGCCGATCCAGGCGATCGCAGCGGGTGTGCCCGGAGCGGCTCCGACGCCCGGAGCGACCCCGACGCCCGGCGCGACCACGTCGGCGAGCGCGACCACGTCGGCGAGCGGGCCGACGACGGCAGCCGAACCGAGCCTCCCGACCGAACAGCAGCAGGAACAGGACGTGAACTGA
- a CDS encoding L-ribulose-5-phosphate 4-epimerase, translating into MTDDTTTAAVAAARERVARLHGELVRYGLVIWTGGNVSERVPGTDLFVIKPSGVVSEDLTPENQVVCTLDGVPAEGWGNAHGPSSDTAAHAFVYRNMPEVNGVVHTHSTYATAWAARAEEIPCVITAMADEFGGPIPVGPFAIIGDDSIGQGIVATLKDHRSRAVLMQNHGVFTIGKDAKDAVKAAVMCEDVARTVHIAKQGGDLVPIAPEDVDRLFDRYQNVYGQNPEGAMR; encoded by the coding sequence ATGACCGACGACACCACCACGGCGGCCGTCGCCGCAGCGCGGGAGCGCGTGGCCCGACTGCACGGCGAACTCGTCCGCTACGGGCTGGTCATCTGGACCGGCGGCAACGTCTCCGAGCGTGTGCCCGGCACCGACCTGTTCGTCATCAAGCCGAGCGGCGTCGTCAGCGAGGACCTGACCCCCGAGAACCAGGTCGTCTGCACCCTCGACGGCGTCCCGGCCGAGGGCTGGGGCAACGCGCACGGGCCGTCCTCCGACACCGCCGCGCACGCCTTCGTGTACCGCAACATGCCCGAGGTGAACGGCGTCGTGCACACCCACTCGACCTACGCCACCGCCTGGGCCGCCCGCGCCGAGGAGATCCCCTGCGTGATCACCGCGATGGCCGACGAGTTCGGCGGCCCGATCCCGGTCGGACCCTTCGCGATCATCGGCGACGACTCGATCGGTCAGGGCATCGTCGCGACGCTCAAGGACCACCGGTCGCGCGCGGTGCTCATGCAGAACCACGGCGTCTTCACCATCGGCAAGGACGCGAAGGACGCCGTCAAGGCCGCCGTGATGTGCGAGGACGTCGCCCGCACGGTCCACATCGCGAAGCAGGGCGGTGACCTCGTGCCGATCGCGCCCGAGGACGTC